In Rhizoctonia solani chromosome 6, complete sequence, the sequence aagacaggaatacgagtAGTAAGGTTgcgggatagccctttgccagcaattgtccgcataccaaggTGTCCGCACCCttagccatacgctgttagtcagccaaacctccgcttactaaaaaccCAATTAATAATCACGCTcgtacacagctgttgatattaGTATAGGGATAGTCTAACGCTAGTGGggaagcaaacagttagtatttaGCGCTATAATCCGTTTCATCTATCTGATCAAGTACCGATTCATATCGGGAACGCATcctagtgtttgattttttAGATCTCATCCttttgccatcttttggccTTATTCCATTGTCACCCGCTACCTCTACTCAAAAAAACCATTAGCAACATTACCACGTATTAGTTGGTCGCATCAACACCTAGAAGAACATATTGCTCGAATCAAAGAACCAGGGCTAGTCCAAACTATTGCCCATATCAAACATCATAAATCATTCGCCAAGCGCCTCATACTATTTACAAGGCAGATCTTCAGGAGCAAAAGAACCTTATTGCCATATTGAATCCCACAATCGAGACTTAGCTCTTAcaattgaagagcaagaaaggcgcaTTGAAGAAAGGATCAACTGCTAGTTGAAAAAGAAATCAAGCTAGACAATTTCCATTGTTCTATTCAGGACatcacccaagacggaaaGGGCGAATCCACTATTAcaaagaatatgagttttttgcagtctcatatgacaatgcctggtttgggcgcgatgggagagactaatttgtcttcttcccaaatccaattgGGGTGGTCTGCCCCATCTTCCCGAACTCATACTCCTGCCCCTGCGGCTGTGCTGCCACATGTATATTCTCCCATGTCCTTTGATCAAATGTCAGATTGTGAACTCCTTGATATGGTCGCCCAAAACATGATTGTTTTAAAAAAAGAATTCTCGCAATTACAAGGCGCCTACAAAGCGCAACATGATCAATTAGCATTGCTAAGGGCTGAACTTGAGGAACATTGCAATCAGTCGCGTAACCAACATGTGTTTTATTCTaatcaaattcaaggagctgCCACCTCCATCCAGGTGGTGCAAGATCAATTGCTCCACATGTCTACCACTTGTCCCATggccccacctccacctcctccacctgctggtacaagcacagccaccacTGCCCACACTTCCCCACCTGTTTCTACGTCTTCAGATTAAAATTTGCCAAGCCCAATAAGTTCAATGGCAAGAAGAGGATGCCCTTAACTTCATTATGCCTGCCAAGCCtatataagggcaaaaggGGCCAATCAATCCCACAAAGAAAAAATCTTGTGGGTAACGTCATATTTGAAGGTGCTGCGGAAGATTGGGTACGCCcatacaaggaaaggaaggtgttcagggGAGAGGCGGTTCCCTTATTGGAAGATATTGATACATTTTGGGTTGAGTTCACAAAGCATTATGTAGATACAAATTGTGATGAGAAGTACcgccaaaaatggaataatTTACGACAGAAAGCATCAGTACAAGAATATACTCGCAAATTCCAGCAGTACTCAGTGTCCTTAGGGTACAGCAATGAGACGTTACGCAATAAGTACTATGATGGCCTCCAAAACAATatcaaggacatcatgctttccactatgttccaatggcgttgTGCTACGGCTCAACAAGTGTATGACAAGGCAGAAGAAATTGCCAACCACATTGAGTCAACTTGTCTTTCCAACCCATCTGTCTCCGCTGCTTGTACGTCTTCCAACACTGTCTCCACCCCTACTTCCAACCCCACTCCTACTCGTACTTGTCTTAATGTTGGGGACAATGTCTATATGATTGATCCACCACTcgccgcgccaagaaaggcgctattACTTCAATTGTTTGCACTACCTCTGGCAACATGCCAAATGTCAGGTGGAATGGAGAATCCAAGGACACAATGATCCCATTCCCCTCCCTTAAGAAAGATGAACGCCCCGCTGCGGCTGCACCTGTTAAAACCATCATTGCACCTACTCCTATTCTAGCCTCAAACTCTAAAGGTCCAGGtcccatggatcttgatggaagaggATTTTCAAATCTCACATGCCATGTATGCGGTGGAAAAGGTCATTTTGCACGCAGTTGCCCCtctaagcccatgtctggacatgtggctaatgttgaatggtcttgggaaaggcctaaagaagaaaattgaattgaagttgtctctgatgaggaggagtcgggaaaaggaaaagccaaggccaactaaggagtaaggcacttggctgtatgcttgcggatttgcacCATGTAAACAATAATCTTGAAATATTCTCATTATGTAACTcctctcaaatatatgcgtcgtttattgcaaatccgtgtgaatctcctaaaacccaaaaatccagctttttggctaaaccttttcaaggaaaagccatgattgattCTGGAGCTATGTCGTGCTTCATACACCCTCTCTTGGTAGAAACCTATCAACTTCCCACCTAccttcatccaattcctaaaaAACTccgcgttattgatggccaagaaattgattccggccaaatcactcatttcACTCGTTTCAAATGCACTATTGGTAACCATACCGAAGAACTAGAAGGCCATATCTCAAACATTGGCAACCATCAGttagttttaggaatgtcatggctAAAAAAGCATAACCCCCAAATatcatgggaaaaacat encodes:
- a CDS encoding Retrotransposon gag protein, with the protein product MPLTSLCLPSLYKGKRGQSIPQRKNLVGNVIFEGAAEDWVRPYKERKVFRGEAVPLLEDIDTFWVEFTKHYVDTNCDEKYRQKWNNLRQKASVQEYTRKFQQYSVSLGYSNETLRNKYYDGLQNNIKDIMLSTMFQWRCATAQQVYDKAEEIANHIESTCLSNPSVSAACTSSNTVSTPTSNPTPTRTCLNKGAITSIVCTTSGNMPNVRWNGESKDTMIPFPSLKKDERPAAAAPVKTIIAPTPILASNSKGPGPMDLDGRGFSNLTCHVCGGKGHFARSCPSKPMSGHVANVEWSWERPKEEN